A region of Diospyros lotus cultivar Yz01 chromosome 3, ASM1463336v1, whole genome shotgun sequence DNA encodes the following proteins:
- the LOC127798253 gene encoding polyadenylate-binding protein RBP47B' has translation MMSAPPTHTFHHHPSAAAMPTVASQPYHQPATLEEVRTLWIGDLQYWVDESYLHSCFSHTGEVVSIKIIRNKITGQPEGYGFVEFVSHAAAERILQTYSGTQMPGTEQTFRLNWASFGIGERRPDGPEHSIFVGDLAPDVTDYLLQETFRTHYPSVRGAKVVTDPNTGRSKGYGFVKFADETERNRAMTEMNGIYCSTRPMRISAATPKKTTVQQQYATTRAIYPPPVYNPAVPAVSIDNDINNTTVFIGNLDPSITEEELKQIFLQFGEIIYVKIPTTKGCGFVQFASRTSAEEAIQRMQGTVIGQQVVRLSWGRSPTAKQDVPGVWGQQVDPNQWSSAYYGYGQGYDAYGYGTAHDPSLYSYGAYSGYLQYPQQVEGSQDMVTMAGAVPAAEQREEYDPLATPDVDKLNGAYLAVHGSAILGRPMWQRTSSLSQA, from the exons ATGATGAGCGCGCCGCCGACTCATACGTTTCATCACCACCCATCAGCAGCAGCGATGCCCACTGTGGCGTCGCAACCCTATCATCAGCCCGCCACTCTCGAAGAGGTTCGAACCCTTTGGATTGGCGATTTACAGTACTGGGTCGACGAGTCCTACCTCCATTCCTGTTTTTCTCACACCGGAGAG GTGGTTTCAATAAAGATAATACGTAACAAGATCACTGGCCAGCCAGAGGGCTATGGATTTGTGGAATTTGTTTCACATGCAGCGGCTGAAAGGATATTGCAGACATACAGTGGCACACAAATGCCTGGAACGGAGCAAACTTTCAGACTAAATTGGGCTTCCTTTGGCATTGGAGAAAGACGTCCTGATGGGCCTGAGCACTCTATCTTTGTGGGCGATTTAGCACCTGATGTTACGGATTACTTGTTGCAAGAAACATTTCGAACTCACTACCCATCGGTTAGAGGTGCCAAGGTTGTGACTGATCCAAATACAGGGCGCTCAAAAGGATATGGTTTCGTTAAGTTTGCCGATGAAACAGAAAGAAATCGTGCTATGACTGAAATGAATGGTATCTATTGCTCAACAAGGCCAATGCGAATTAGTGCAGCAACACCAAAGAAGACCACTGTCCAACAGCAGTATGCAACAACAAGAG CTATATATCCACCTCCAGTTTATAATCCAGCAGTTCCGGCAGTTtcaattgataatgatattaacAACACTACA GTTTTTATTGGTAACTTGGACCCCAGTATCACAGAAGAGGAATTGAAACAAATATTTCTGCAATTTGGGGAAATTATCTATGTGAAGATTCCTACAACCAAAGGATGTGGTTTTGTGCAATTTGCTTCCAG GACATCTGCTGAAGAAGCAATTCAGAGGATGCAGGGAACTGTGATTGGTCAGCAAGTAGTCCGCCTTTCTTGGGGCAGGAGCCCAACAGCTAAACAG GATGTACCTGGTGTTTGGGGCCAGCAAGTAGATCCAAATCAATGGAGCAGTGCCTATTATGGTTATGGACAAGGTTATGATGCATATGGTTATGGGACCGCTCATGATCCTTCATTATATTCCTATGGTGCGTACTCTGGTTACTTGCAGTACCCTCAACAG GTTGAAGGTTCGCAAGACATGGTAACAATGGCTGGTGCTGTACCAGCTGCAGAACAGAGAGAGGAATATGATCCCTTAGCTACACCCGATGTTGACAA GTTAAATGGCGCATACCTTGCCGTCCATGGAAGTGCCATTCTGGGCCGGCCAATGTGGCAGAGAACCTCATCACTATCACAAGCATAG
- the LOC127798247 gene encoding extensin-2-like, producing the protein MVVFWPLTALRALAILCWLATHVAADYKYWSPLPPHEHNLPNSHYKSPLPVPYYYESPPPPSPSPPPPYVYKSPPSPSPPYVYKSPPPPYIYKSSPPPSPSPPPPYIYKSPPPPSPSPPPQYAYMSAPPPSPFPLPSYVYKSPPPPSPLPPPPYMYKALPPPSPSPPPPYVYKSPPPPPYIYKSPSPPSLSPPPPYVYKSPPPPSPSPPPPYVYKSLPPPSPFPPPPYVYKSPPLPSSPPSPPYVYKSPPPLSPSPPPPYAYKSPPPPYAYKSPPPPSPFLPPPYVYKSPSPPYAYKSPPPSSPSPPPPYIYKSPPPSSSPPSSPYIYKSPSPPSSSPPPPYVYKSPPPPSPSPPPPYVYKSPPLPYVYKPPPPPSPSPPPPYIYKSPPLPSSPPPPPYVYKSPPPPSSSPPLPYAYKSPPPPSPSPPPPYVYKSPPPSSSSPPPPYAYKSPPPPSLSPPPPYIYKSPPPPLPSPPPPYIYKSPPPSPSPSPPYIYNSPRPPSPSSPSPYHYKSPSPPFSPPPPSSLAPPPHAYYQNSTPLIIF; encoded by the exons ATGGTCGTTTTTTGGCCGTTGACGGCACTGCGTGCTCTGGCAATATTATGCTGGTTAGCTACGCATGTAGCAGCTGACTACAAGTATTGGTCGCCACTTCCACCACATGAGCACAATCTCCCTAATTCCCATTACAAATCACCCCTGCCAGTTCCTTACTACTATGAGTCACCACCGCCACCATCGCCCTCACCTCCTCCACCTTACGTTTACAAGTCTCCACCATCACCCTCTCCCCCATATGTGTACAAGTCTCCGCCTCCTCCATATATTTATAAGTCATCGCCACCTCCTTCGCCTTCCCCACCTCcaccatatatatacaaatctCCACCTCCTCCATCCCCGTCACCCCCTCCCCAATATGCTTATATGTCAGCGCCACCTCCTTCACCTTTCCCACTTCCATCATATGTATACAAATCTCCACCTCCTCCATCCCCTTTACCCCCTCCCCCATACATGTATAAGGCACTGCCACCTCCTTCACCTTCCCCACCTCCACCATATGTATACAAGTCCCCACCTCCTCCTCCATACATTTATAAGTCACCATCACCGCCTTCACTTTCCCCACCTCCACCATACGTATACAAGTCACCACCACCTCCATCTCCATCACCCCCTCCTCCATATGTTTATAAGTCACTGCCACCTCCTTCACCTTTTCCACCCCCACCATATGTATACAAATCTCCACCTCTTCCGTCCTCGCCACCCTCTCCCCCATACGTTTACAAGTCACCGCCACCTCTTTCACCTTCCCCACCTCCACCATACGCGTACAAGTCTCCACCTCCTCCATATGCATACAAGTCACCGCCACCTCCTTCACCTTTCCTGCCTCCACCATATGTATACAAGTCTCCATCTCCTCCATACGCATATAAGTCACCGCCACCTTCTTCACCTTCACCACCCCcaccatatatatacaaatctCCACCTCCTTCGTCCTCGCCACCCTCTTCCCCATACATTTACAAGTCACCGTCACCTCCTTCATCTTCACCACCTCCACCATATGTTTATAAGTCACCGCCACCTCCTTCACCATCCCCACCTCCACCATATGTATACAAGTCTCCACCTCTTCCATACGTATACAAACCACCGCCACCTCCTTCACCTTCACCACCCCcaccatatatatacaaatctCCACCTCTTCCGTCCTCGCCACCTCCTCCCCCATACGTTTATAAGTCACCGCCACCTCCTTCATCTTCACCACCTCTACCATATGCATACAAGTCTCCACCTCCTCCGTCCCCATCACCCCCTCCCCCATATGTTTACAAGTCACCGCCaccttcttcatcttcaccaCCTCCACCATATGCATACAAGTCTCCACCTCCTCCATCTTTATCACCCCCTCCTCCATACATTTACAAGTCACCCCCACCTCCTTTGCCTTCACCACCTCCACCATATATATACAAGTCTCCACCTCCATCTCCTTCACCCTCTCCTCCATACATTTACAATTCACCACGACCTCCATCAC CCTCGTCTCCCTCTCCATACCATTACAAGTCTCCATCTCCACCATTTTCACCACCGCCACCCTCATCATTGGCCCCGCCTCCTCATGCATATTACCAAAACTCTACTCCCCTTATTATTTTCTAA